In Paractinoplanes brasiliensis, the following proteins share a genomic window:
- a CDS encoding MarR family winged helix-turn-helix transcriptional regulator — protein sequence MEWPVVADRGTADELAKTLREAIMRLNRRVRQARPVGDLTFSQLSALTSLQLAGALTPRELADVERVQPPTMTKIVGKLEERGLVVRAPHPTDGRQVILSATEQGRAVHAQFEKARNEWLATHLADLTPDERETLAKASEILQKISRA from the coding sequence ATGGAGTGGCCCGTGGTGGCGGATCGAGGCACAGCCGACGAGCTGGCCAAGACCCTGCGCGAGGCGATCATGCGGCTGAACCGGCGGGTCAGGCAGGCCCGCCCGGTCGGTGATCTCACCTTCAGCCAGCTCTCCGCGCTGACCAGCCTCCAGCTGGCCGGCGCGCTGACCCCGCGCGAGCTCGCCGACGTCGAACGTGTCCAGCCCCCGACGATGACCAAGATCGTCGGGAAGCTGGAGGAACGCGGCCTGGTCGTGCGGGCGCCGCACCCGACCGATGGCCGGCAGGTGATCCTGTCGGCCACCGAGCAGGGGCGGGCCGTGCACGCCCAGTTCGAGAAGGCGCGAAACGAATGGCTGGCCACGCACCTGGCCGACCTGACGCCCGACGAACGGGAAACCCTGGCCAAGGCGTCCGAGATCCTGCAAAAGATCTCACGCGCCTGA
- a CDS encoding NCS2 family permease, which yields MTTAADTRTPKNSFDRFFEISARGSTLGREVRGGLATFFTMAYIVVLNPLILGNGVDGDGAQLAITALAAGTALVAGVMTILMGVVARFPLALAAGLGVNALVAYEIAPEMTWADAMGLVVIEGVLIAILVLTGLRTMVFRAVPTQLKTAIGVGIGLFLMIIGLVDAGFVRRIPDAANTTVPVELGIGGKLSTWPTVVFVAGLLFTLVLFARKVRGAILIGILGSTVLAIIVEAIAHPKGWSLNTPKLPEKIVSSPDLSLLGHFNVLDSWSRAGWLVVIMFIFTLLITDFFDTMGTMVAVGQEGELLDSEGMPPRTKEILLVDSVAAAAGGAASVSSNTSYIESAAGVGEGARTGAANLVTGVLFLLAMFLAPLVSVVPFEAASTALVVVGFLMMTAVRQIEWDDYTIAVPAFLAITLMPFTYSISNGIGAGIITYVLLKAVTGRAREIHPILYGVAVLFVLYFLRGPLETWVL from the coding sequence ATGACCACCGCAGCCGATACCCGTACGCCGAAAAACAGTTTCGATCGGTTCTTTGAGATCTCGGCGCGAGGTTCGACCTTGGGCCGGGAGGTTCGCGGTGGCCTGGCCACCTTCTTCACGATGGCCTACATCGTGGTGCTCAACCCGCTGATCCTGGGCAACGGGGTCGACGGCGACGGCGCTCAGCTGGCCATCACCGCGCTGGCCGCCGGCACCGCCCTGGTGGCCGGCGTGATGACGATCCTGATGGGCGTGGTGGCCCGTTTCCCGCTCGCGCTGGCCGCCGGTCTGGGCGTGAACGCGCTGGTCGCGTACGAGATCGCCCCCGAGATGACCTGGGCCGACGCGATGGGCCTGGTGGTCATCGAGGGTGTGCTGATCGCGATCCTGGTGCTGACCGGCCTTCGTACGATGGTCTTCCGCGCCGTTCCGACCCAGCTCAAGACGGCGATCGGCGTCGGCATCGGCCTGTTCCTGATGATCATCGGCCTGGTCGACGCGGGCTTCGTCCGCCGCATCCCGGACGCCGCCAACACCACCGTCCCGGTCGAGCTCGGCATCGGCGGCAAGCTGTCGACCTGGCCCACCGTCGTCTTCGTGGCCGGCCTGCTGTTCACGCTGGTGCTGTTCGCCCGCAAGGTGCGCGGCGCGATCCTGATCGGCATCCTCGGCAGCACCGTGCTGGCGATCATCGTCGAGGCGATCGCGCATCCCAAGGGCTGGTCGCTGAACACCCCCAAGCTGCCGGAAAAGATCGTCAGCTCGCCCGACCTGTCTCTGCTGGGACACTTCAACGTCCTCGACTCGTGGTCGCGTGCCGGGTGGCTGGTCGTGATCATGTTCATCTTCACGCTGCTGATCACCGACTTCTTCGACACCATGGGCACGATGGTCGCTGTCGGCCAGGAAGGCGAGCTTCTCGACTCCGAGGGCATGCCCCCGCGTACGAAGGAAATCCTGCTCGTCGATTCGGTCGCGGCCGCCGCCGGTGGTGCTGCCAGCGTGTCCAGCAACACCTCGTACATCGAAAGCGCCGCCGGTGTCGGTGAGGGCGCTCGCACCGGTGCCGCCAACCTGGTGACCGGCGTGCTCTTCCTGCTCGCCATGTTCCTGGCCCCGCTGGTCTCGGTGGTGCCGTTCGAGGCGGCGTCGACGGCGCTCGTCGTGGTCGGCTTCCTGATGATGACCGCGGTGCGGCAGATCGAGTGGGACGACTACACCATTGCCGTGCCCGCGTTCCTGGCCATCACGCTGATGCCGTTCACGTATTCGATCTCCAACGGCATCGGCGCCGGGATCATCACCTACGTGCTCCTCAAGGCGGTCACCGGCCGGGCCCGCGAGATCCACCCCATCCTGTACGGGGTGGCGGTGCTCTTCGTCCTCTACTTCCTGCGCGGTCCGTTGGAGACTTGGGTCCTGTGA
- a CDS encoding MFS transporter, giving the protein MRSVLNTTFRSLRVRNYRLFAIGQLVKLVGVWMMFTAQDWLVLDLSGNSPSALGLVTSLQFLPVLLLTLYAGKLADRFDKRRLLIMANTAFAVTAVALAVIVASGHVQLWHVFLFAGLLGIANAVETPVRQAFVSELVELRLLPNALALSAATFNTARIGGPALAGVALALFGTGPVFLISTAVAIAPIFSYAAMRTSELRPAARQAKKDARILDGLRYVGRRSDLVLPIALMFVVGMIGFNFPVTLAALAKIDFNAGPSTFGLLTTALAVGALGGALAGSARRARPSAYIVIGAAIAFGALEFAVGFAPNFVVAMLVLVPTGFFSIYLAQAANHRVQMGVDPEYRGRVMAIYVLVFLGTTPIGASLAGWWGEHFGVASSISGAGIVCFVAAVVALFWQLRSNGERIEMTLRPRPRLTLVPPVDLDQPAPAKLPTAA; this is encoded by the coding sequence GTGCGGTCCGTGCTGAACACCACTTTCCGGTCCCTCAGGGTTCGCAACTACCGACTCTTCGCCATCGGCCAGCTCGTGAAGCTGGTCGGCGTGTGGATGATGTTCACCGCCCAGGACTGGCTCGTGCTCGACCTGTCCGGCAACTCGCCCAGCGCCCTCGGCCTGGTGACGTCGCTCCAGTTCCTGCCCGTCCTGCTGCTGACCCTGTACGCCGGGAAACTCGCCGACCGCTTCGACAAGCGGCGCCTGCTGATCATGGCAAACACGGCGTTCGCGGTCACCGCTGTCGCTCTCGCCGTCATCGTCGCCTCGGGACACGTCCAGCTCTGGCACGTCTTCCTCTTCGCCGGTCTGCTCGGCATCGCCAACGCGGTCGAGACCCCGGTCCGGCAGGCGTTCGTCTCCGAACTCGTCGAGCTGCGGCTGCTGCCCAACGCGCTCGCTCTCTCGGCGGCCACCTTCAACACCGCGCGCATCGGCGGACCGGCCCTGGCCGGTGTCGCGCTCGCGCTCTTCGGCACCGGGCCGGTCTTCCTGATCTCCACGGCGGTCGCGATCGCCCCGATCTTCAGTTATGCCGCCATGCGCACGTCGGAGCTGCGGCCGGCCGCCCGGCAGGCCAAGAAGGACGCCCGCATCCTCGACGGTCTCCGCTACGTCGGCCGGCGCTCCGACCTGGTGCTGCCGATCGCCCTGATGTTCGTGGTCGGCATGATCGGCTTCAACTTCCCGGTCACTCTGGCCGCGCTGGCCAAGATCGATTTCAACGCTGGTCCGTCCACATTCGGGCTGCTCACCACGGCCCTGGCCGTAGGCGCCCTCGGAGGGGCCCTGGCCGGCAGCGCCCGCCGGGCCCGGCCCAGCGCCTACATCGTGATCGGGGCCGCGATCGCGTTCGGCGCCCTCGAATTCGCGGTCGGCTTCGCGCCCAACTTCGTGGTCGCCATGCTCGTCCTGGTCCCGACCGGGTTCTTCTCGATCTACCTGGCCCAGGCGGCGAACCACCGCGTGCAGATGGGCGTCGATCCGGAGTACCGCGGCCGGGTCATGGCGATCTACGTGCTGGTGTTCCTCGGCACCACCCCGATCGGGGCATCCTTGGCCGGTTGGTGGGGCGAGCACTTCGGGGTGGCCTCCAGCATCTCGGGCGCCGGCATCGTCTGCTTCGTCGCCGCCGTTGTCGCGCTGTTCTGGCAGCTCCGCAGCAACGGCGAGCGGATCGAGATGACCCTGCGGCCCCGGCCCCGGCTCACCCTGGTGCCGCCGGTCGACCTCGATCAGCCCGCCCCGGCGAAGCTGCCCACGGCCGCCTGA